The region CCGTTTGTGCAGCAGGTCCGGAACCTATAATAATATCCAAACGGAAATCTTCCATAGCCGGGTAGAGTATCTCTTCTATAGCCGGAGACATACGATGTATCTCATCGATAAACAGAATATCACCCTCTTCGATATTGGTAAGCAGTGCCGCTAAGTCTCCCGCTTTTTCGATCATCGGTGCAGCGGTCGTTTTGATATTGGCTCCCATCTCTGTAGAGATAATATTTGCAATGGTCGTCTTTCCCAGACCGGGAGGTCCAAAAAAGAGAATGTGATCTAATGCTTCTTCTCTTTTTTTACTTGCTTCTATAAAAACTTTTAAATTCTTTTTAATTTTCTCTTGACCGATATACTCATCCCATGAACTAGGGCGAAGTGTTGCTTCATAAGAGACCTCTTCATCAAAACGTTCTATTTCAACCATACGTTCCATTTATTACTGTACCACCAATCGATTGACTACTATACCCGAACCTTCTACGGAACGTGCCACAGAACCTGCCAAAAATTTCTGTTTTTGTGTCTGTACCGCACCAGATAAAATGTTTTTACCATTTCGTGTATCAACTTTGATATCTGTATGACGCAATGCCTGTGTTGCTGCCAGTTTATCTTTGATGTCAGAAGCAGAACCTATGCTCGCTACTGGTCTGTGTACCGATCTATTGTCACTACACCCATTCAAGCATAATCCTGCAACCATCCCCATAGCAAATAAACTTTTAGTCATTTTTTGCTTTCTCAATAGGTATATTCATCACTGGGGAATTCTCTTGCTTTAACTTCATTACGATAGGCTTCAAGTCCTTCACGTACCTGTTTTGCTCCATCAAAATACTGCTTGACAAACTTCGGTTTAAAGGCTTCAAAGAATCCGAACATATCACTCCAGACGAGTACCTGTCCATCGGTAACATTCCCTGCCCCTATACCTATGGTCGGTACAGAGACTGCTTCGGTAATCGCTTTGGCTGCTTCTTCTTTCACCCCTTCAACTACGATGGCAAATGCACCGGCTGCTTCGATCGCTTTGGCATCTTCAACCAATCTATCGATGTCAGCCTGGTCTTTCCCTCGTATTTTATAGCCACCCTCACTGCGTATAAACTGTGGCATGAGCCCTATATGCCCAAGTACTGCGATAGAGTTTTGTGTCAAAGCTTCAACAATAGGTG is a window of Sulfurovum sp. TSL6 DNA encoding:
- a CDS encoding BON domain-containing protein, producing MTKSLFAMGMVAGLCLNGCSDNRSVHRPVASIGSASDIKDKLAATQALRHTDIKVDTRNGKNILSGAVQTQKQKFLAGSVARSVEGSGIVVNRLVVQ
- the panB gene encoding 3-methyl-2-oxobutanoate hydroxymethyltransferase; this encodes MSIHTPKIEKKVTLTTLAKMKGVEPITMVTAYDALFAQIFDGEVEMILVGDSLNMSFLGKEDTLSATMDQMIYHTQAVCNGATLPVIVMDMPFGTYTSPEVAVKNATRVYRETSAQAVKVEGGKERAPIVEALTQNSIAVLGHIGLMPQFIRSEGGYKIRGKDQADIDRLVEDAKAIEAAGAFAIVVEGVKEEAAKAITEAVSVPTIGIGAGNVTDGQVLVWSDMFGFFEAFKPKFVKQYFDGAKQVREGLEAYRNEVKAREFPSDEYTY